In Synergistaceae bacterium, the following are encoded in one genomic region:
- a CDS encoding V-type ATP synthase subunit B translates to MALTEYTGISKINGPIVLFEGMPGVGYDEVVEVLTADEEPRLGRVVMVSDDAVMVQVFAGTEGLVPATSRVRFLGHPLEIALAPSILGRTFDGLGRPLDGSGPVYSDIKRNVNGLPMNPMARIYPRDFINTGFSAIDVLTTLIRGQKLPIFSGNGLPHNQLAIQIASQARLVGAGNFAVVFAGVGIKHDDAAAFASSLSRRGTNLVLFQNLADDPVIERIATPRYALTAAEYLAFDLGMHVLVIITDITSYCEALRELSVSRGEIPSRKGYPSYLYSDLASLYERAGVLRDKAGSITFLPILTMPNDDITNPVPDQTGFITEGQIVLSRELDARGIYPPIDPLPSLSRLMKDGIGKGYTREDHPSVSSQLFACYSRVQEVKALAEVVGRDELGEEDKAYLAFGEEFERTYLSQARDENRDISQSLDMSWRLLASLPADALTRISLEDMERYIKPNQSLNQREQIDIPTNKAAPAEKIL, encoded by the coding sequence ATGGCCCTCACGGAATACACGGGAATAAGTAAAATCAACGGCCCCATTGTATTGTTCGAGGGTATGCCGGGGGTAGGGTACGATGAGGTGGTTGAAGTTCTGACGGCCGACGAGGAACCTCGGCTGGGCCGCGTCGTTATGGTTAGCGACGACGCCGTCATGGTGCAAGTATTCGCCGGCACGGAGGGGCTGGTTCCCGCTACTTCCCGGGTTCGCTTCCTGGGGCATCCCCTGGAGATCGCTCTGGCGCCCTCGATTTTAGGGCGGACCTTCGACGGTCTAGGTCGCCCTCTGGACGGCAGCGGACCGGTCTACAGCGATATCAAGCGTAACGTCAACGGCTTACCCATGAACCCCATGGCCCGTATCTACCCTCGGGATTTCATCAACACGGGTTTTTCCGCAATCGACGTTTTGACGACCTTGATCCGAGGACAAAAGTTGCCGATTTTTTCGGGCAACGGGCTTCCCCACAATCAGTTGGCCATACAGATCGCCTCCCAGGCTCGCTTGGTGGGGGCTGGAAACTTCGCCGTGGTATTCGCCGGTGTGGGAATCAAGCATGACGACGCGGCGGCTTTTGCCTCGTCCTTGTCGCGGCGGGGGACGAATTTGGTCCTGTTCCAGAACTTGGCGGACGACCCTGTCATTGAGCGCATCGCGACCCCACGCTACGCCCTGACAGCGGCGGAGTACCTGGCCTTTGACCTGGGGATGCATGTTCTGGTCATCATCACGGACATCACGAGCTACTGTGAGGCGTTACGGGAGCTTTCAGTGAGCCGGGGGGAAATTCCCAGCCGTAAGGGATATCCTTCGTACCTCTACAGCGACCTGGCGTCTCTTTATGAGCGAGCGGGGGTTCTTCGGGACAAAGCAGGCAGCATCACCTTTCTACCCATTTTGACCATGCCCAACGACGACATCACCAACCCTGTGCCCGACCAAACGGGGTTCATCACGGAGGGGCAAATCGTGCTTTCCCGCGAGCTGGACGCCCGGGGCATCTATCCGCCCATTGACCCCCTGCCGAGTTTGTCGCGTCTGATGAAGGATGGCATCGGCAAAGGGTACACCCGAGAGGATCACCCCAGTGTGTCCAGTCAGCTTTTCGCCTGCTACAGCCGAGTGCAGGAGGTCAAGGCCCTAGCCGAGGTGGTGGGTCGTGACGAGCTGGGTGAGGAGGACAAGGCTTACTTAGCTTTCGGAGAGGAGTTCGAGAGAACCTACCTGAGTCAAGCAAGGGACGAGAACCGTGATATCAGCCAGTCTCTAGATATGTCCTGGCGGTTGTTGGCCTCGTTGCCCGCCGATGCCCTAACCCGCATTTCTCTAGAGGACATGGAGCGATACATCAAGCCCAACCAATCGCTGAACCAGCGAGAACAAATCGACATACCCACCAACAAGGCAGCTCCCGCGGAAAAAATCTTATGA